Proteins encoded in a region of the Labrus mixtus chromosome 19, fLabMix1.1, whole genome shotgun sequence genome:
- the tnikb gene encoding TRAF2 and NCK interacting kinase b isoform X2, which produces MVVEEASILSPVNTERTMASDSPARSLDEIDLSALRDPAGIFELVELVGNGTYGQVYKGRHVKTGQLAAIKVMDVTGDEEEEIKAEINMLKKYSHHRNIATYYGAFIKKNPPGMDDQLWLVMEFCGAGSVTDLIKNTKGNSLKEEWIAYICREILRGLTHLHQHKVIHRDIKGQNVLLTENAEVKLVDFGVSAQLDRTVGRRNTFIGTPYWMAPEVIACDENPDATYDFKSDLWSLGITAIEMAEGAPPLCDMHPMRALFLIPRNPAPRLKSKKWSKKFQSFIDSCLVKSHSQRPSTEQLLKHPFIRDLPNERQVRIQLKDHIDRTKKRRGERDETEYEYSGSEEEDEERDIGEPSSIINIPGESTLRRDFLRLQLANKERSELIRRQQLEQQQNEEHKRQLLAERQKRIEEQKEQRRRLEEQQRREREMRKQQEREQRRRYEEMEQIRREEERRHAEREQEYIRRQLEEEQRQLEILQQQLLQEQALLLEYKRKQIEEQRQAERLQRQLQQERAYLVSLQQQQQESTRPPQDKKQLYHYKDQAPGTNDKPAWAKEVMHRAQSNSPRVPPKKYHSFREPRDVNLGNLLLLPGYKPRRSRPPSYPAHNSPSRNHHHVPHIRVTCDLNPAPNSSQPVMRRKSPNYRGRSPNSRGRSPGRRVEEHYKMNRQSSPALQHKVSNRISDPSLPPRSESFSSGGIQQARTPPMHRSVEPQMAHLVQVKSHGLSGSQSLYDPHGVSSSSASPSPSRPPMPRQNSDPTSDTPPPPPLSRLAPPLDKLDRSSWLRQDDDMPPKVPQRTTSISPALVRKHSPGNGPGLGPRAGAHLIRASNPDLRRTDISMDTPLKRTSSNSSSSSSTPSSQGGSNERGNSAVMTEGSTVSSHETKDDGREVTRPSRPADLTALAKELRELRQGEETSRPPVKVTDYSSSSEDSHSSEDEEGEGRSNDGSVAVSDIPRIMPAAGQGSNESFGGIGGHNDAHDDSYGNSSQDSTLMMREKHRERRRSSAASNGFPGNANLFPGNANLPDLVQQSTSPLVSPGDASGAQYGMGGSGGSKSSFTPFVDPRVYGTSPTDDDDNISASALFADELLKHEQEQARLNEAKKISVVNVNPTNIRPHSDTPEIRKYKKRFNSEILCAALWGVNLLVGTENGLMLLDRSGQGKVYNLINRRRFQQMDVLEGLNVLVTISGKKNKLRVYYLSWLRNRILHNDPEVEKKQGWITVGELEGCVHYKVVKYERIKFLVIALKNSVEIYAWAPKPYHKFMAFKSFTDLQHRPQLVDLTVEEGQRLKVIYGSSVGFHVIDVDSGNPYDIYIPSHIQGQVTPHAIVVLPKTDGMEMLLCYEDEGVYVNTYGRITKDVVLQWGEMPTSVAYIHSNQIMGWGEKAIEIRSVETGHLDGVFMHKRAQRLKFLSERNDKVFFASVRSGGSSQVFFMTLNRSSMMNW; this is translated from the exons GGTCGACATGTCAAAACCGGCCAGCTCGCTGCTATTAAGGTCATGGACGTCACCGGA gatgaagaggaggagattaAAGCAGAGATCAACATGCTGAAGAAGTACAGCCACCACAGAAACATTGCAACATATTATGGAGCGTTTATCAAGAAGAATCCTCCGGGAATGGACGACCAGCTCTGG ctGGTGATGGAGTTTTGCGGGGCCGGCTCTGTGACAGATCTGATCAAAAACACCAAAGGGAACTCTCTGAAGGAGGAGTGGATCGCTTACATCTGCAGAGAGATCCTCCGG GGTCTGACCCATCTCCACCAGCACAAGGTTATCCACAGAGATATCAAAGGCCAGAACGTGCTGCTGACAGAGAATGCAGAGGTTAAACTGG tggACTTTGGTGTGAGCGCTCAGTTGGACCGTACAGTTGGACGGAGGAATACATTCATTGGGACGCCGTACTGGATGGCCCCAGAGGTCATCGCCTGTGACGAGAATCCTGACGCCACATATGACTTCAAG AGTGATTTGTGGTCGCTCGGTATCACAGCCATCGAGATGGCAGAGGGAGCACCAC ctctATGTGACATGCATCCAATGAGAGCGCTCTTCCTCATCCCCAGAAATCCCGCCCCCAGACTCAAGTCAAAGAAGTG GTCGAAGAAGTTCCAGTCGTTCATAGACAGCTGTCTGGTGAAGAGTCACAGTCAGAGGCCTAGCACCGAGCAGCTCCTCAAACACCCGTTCATCAGAGACCTCCCCAACGAGCGGCAGGTCCGCATCCAGCTGAAGGACCACATCGACCGCaccaagaagaggaggggggagaggg ATGAGACAGAATACGAGTACAGcggcagtgaggaggaggatgaagagagggaCATTGGCGAGCCCAG ttCAATCATCAACATCCCCGGAGAGTCTACTCTGAGGCGGGACTTCCTGCGGCTCCAGCTGGCCAATAAGGAGCGGTCGGAGCTGATCCGCCGTcagcagctggagcagcagcagaacgaGGAACACAAGCGCCAACTACTGGCTGAAAGACAGAAACGCATTGAGGAGCAGAAAGAGCAGAGGCGACGGCTGGAGGAG CAACAGCGTCGAGAGCGTGAGatgaggaagcagcaggagcgcgagcagaggaggaggtacgaggagatggagcagatccgccgtgaggaggagaggaggcatgCAGAGAGGGAACAG GAGTATATCCGtagacagctggaggaggagcagaggcagCTGGagatcctgcagcagcagctcctgcaggagCAGGCCTTACTGCTG GAGTACAAGAGGAAGCAGATTGAGGAGCAGCGGCAGGCCGAGCGGCTGCAgaggcagctgcagcaggagcgAGCCTACCTGGTGTCCttgcaacagcagcagcaggagtcGACTCGACCGCCACAGGACAAGAAGCAGCTGTACCACTACAAAGACCAGGCGCCCGGCACCAACGACAAACCCGCGTGGGCCAAAGAG GTGATGCATCGAGCTCAGAGCAACTCTCCTCGCGTCCCTCCAAAGAAATATCATTCCTTCAGGGAGCCAAGAGATGTCAACCTCGGCAACCTACTCTTACTCCCCGGTTACAAACCTCGACGCTCCCGCCCCCCTTCCTATCCCGCACACAACAGCCCCTCCAGAAATCACCACCATGTGCCTCATATCCGTGTTACCTGTGACCTTAACCCCGCCCCCAACTCTTCTCAGCCAGTAATGCGCCGCAAGAGCCCCAACTACAGAGGGCGGAGCCCCAACTCCAGAGGGCGGAGCCCCGGCCGCCGG GTGGAGGAGCATTATAAGATGAACAGACAGTCTTCTCCTGCTTTGCAGCACAAAGTCTCAAACCGGATCTCGGACCCCTCTCTGCCGCCGCGCTCCGAGTCGTTCAGCAGTGGAGGAATCCAGCAGGCCCGGACCCCGCCCATGCACCGCTCTGTCGAGCCAcag atggCCCACCTAGTGCAAGTGAAGAGTCACGGTCTGTCAGGCTCCCAGTCTCTGTACGATCCTCACGGCGTTTCTTCCTCCTCGGCGTCACCCTCCCCATCCCGGCCTCCCATGCCCCGGCAGAATTCTGACCCCACCTCCGacacccctcctcccccgccCCTATCCCGCCTGGCGCCCCCCCTCGACAAGTTGGACCGCAGCTCGTGGCTGCGACAGGACGACGACATGCCCCCCAAG GTTCCTCAAAGGACGACCTCCATCTCTCCGGCTCTGGTCAGGAAGCACTCTCCTGGAAATGGACCTGGCCTTGGACCTCGGGCCGGAGCGCACCTCATACGggccag CAACCCTGACTTGCGGAGGACAGACATTTCCATGGATACGCCCCTGAAGAGGACGAGCAGCaacagctcctccagctccagcaCCCCGAGTTCCCAGGGAGGCTCCAACGAACGAG GAAATTCAGCCGTTATGACTGAAGGCTCAACAGTTTCTTCCCACGAGACCAAAGATGACGGCAGAGAGGTGACACGACCCAGCAGGCCTGCA GACCTGACGGCTCTGGCCAAAGAGCTGAGGGAGCTGCGACAGGGGGAAGAAACCAGTCGCCCGCCCGTCAAAGTGACCGACTACTCGTCGTCCAGCGAGGACTCTCACAGcagcgaggacgaggagggagaGGGCAGGTCTAATGACGGATCAGTGGCTGTCAGCGATATACCGCGCATTAT GCCAGCTGCAGGTCAAGGCAGCAACGAGTCCTTTGGCGGGATAGGAGGACACAATGACGCCCATGACGACTCGTATGGAAACAGCTCCCAGGACAGCACCCTGATGATGCGTGAG aAACATAGAGAACGGAGGCGGAGCTCTGCCGCCAGCAACGGTTTCCCCGGCAACGCTAATCTGTTCCCCGGTAACGCCAATCTCCCTGATTTGGTGCAGCAAAGCACCTCCCCTCTGGTCTCCCCTGGTGACGCCTCCGGGGCCCAA TACGGAATGGGAGGCAGTGGGGGCTCCAAGTCGTCCTTCACACCGTTCGTTGATCCGAGGGTGTACGGGACGTCCCCGACTGACGACGATGATAACATCTCTGCCTCAG CGCTGTTTGCTGATGAGCTTTTGAAGCACGAGCAGGAACAGGCGAGACTCAACGAGGCCAAGAAGATCTCTGTGGTCAACGTGAACCCGACCAACATCCGACCGCACAGCGACACACCCGAGATCCGCAAATACAAGAAACGTTTCAACTCTGAGATCCTCTGTGCAGCTCTGTGGG GAGTGAATCTCCTGGTGGGGACGGAGAACGGCCTGATGTTGTTGGATCGAAGCGGTCAGGGCAAAGTCTACAACTTGATTAATCGACGGCGCTTCCAGCAGATGGACGTCTTGGAGGGACTCAACGTCTTGGTCACCATCTCAG GGAAGAAGAACAAGCTGCGTGTTTACTACCTGTCCTGGCTGAGGAACAGGATATTACACAACGACCCTGAGGTGGAAAAGAAACAGGGCTGGATCACTGTTGGGGAGCTGGAGGGCTGTGTGCATTATAAAGTCG TGAAGTACGAGAGGATTAAATTTTTGGTGATTGCTCTGAAGAACTCAGTGGAGATCTACGCTTGGGCGCCGAAACCTTACCACAAGTTTATGGCCTTCAAG TCGTTCACTGATCTGCAGCATCGCCCCCAGCTAGTGGACCTGACCGTGGAGGAGGGACAGAGGTTGAAAGTCATTTACGGCTCCAGTGTCGGCTTCCATGTCATCGATGTCGACTCGGGCAACCCTTACGACATCTACATCCCCTCACAT ATTCAGGGTCAGGTGACCCCGCACGCCATCGTGGTTCTGCCCAAGACGGACGGCATGGAGATGCTGCTGTGCTACGAGGACGAAGGCGTCTACGTCAACACCTACGGACGCATCACCAAAGACGTGGTGCTGCAGTGGGGCGAGATGCCCACCTCCGTCG cctACATCCACTCCAACCAGATCATGGGCTGGGGAGAGAAGGCCATTGAGATCCGCTCCGTGGAGACGGGACACCTCGACGGAGTTTTCATGCACAAGCGAGCTCAGCGACTGAAGTTCCTGTCGGAGAGGAACGACAAG GTTTTCTTCGCCTCTGTGCGTTCTGGAGGCAGCAGTCAAGTCTTCTTCATGACCCTAAACAGAAGCTCCATGATGAACTGGTAA
- the tnikb gene encoding TRAF2 and NCK interacting kinase b isoform X7, whose product MVVEEASILSPVNTERTMASDSPARSLDEIDLSALRDPAGIFELVELVGNGTYGQVYKGRHVKTGQLAAIKVMDVTGDEEEEIKAEINMLKKYSHHRNIATYYGAFIKKNPPGMDDQLWLVMEFCGAGSVTDLIKNTKGNSLKEEWIAYICREILRGLTHLHQHKVIHRDIKGQNVLLTENAEVKLVDFGVSAQLDRTVGRRNTFIGTPYWMAPEVIACDENPDATYDFKSDLWSLGITAIEMAEGAPPLCDMHPMRALFLIPRNPAPRLKSKKWSKKFQSFIDSCLVKSHSQRPSTEQLLKHPFIRDLPNERQVRIQLKDHIDRTKKRRGERDETEYEYSGSEEEDEERDIGEPSSIINIPGESTLRRDFLRLQLANKERSELIRRQQLEQQQNEEHKRQLLAERQKRIEEQKEQRRRLEEQQRREREMRKQQEREQRRRYEEMEQIRREEERRHAEREQEYIRRQLEEEQRQLEILQQQLLQEQALLLEYKRKQIEEQRQAERLQRQLQQERAYLVSLQQQQQESTRPPQDKKQLYHYKDQAPGTNDKPAWAKEVEEHYKMNRQSSPALQHKVSNRISDPSLPPRSESFSSGGIQQARTPPMHRSVEPQMAHLVQVKSHGLSGSQSLYDPHGVSSSSASPSPSRPPMPRQNSDPTSDTPPPPPLSRLAPPLDKLDRSSWLRQDDDMPPKVPQRTTSISPALVRKHSPGNGPGLGPRAGAHLIRASNPDLRRTDISMDTPLKRTSSNSSSSSSTPSSQGGSNERGNSAVMTEGSTVSSHETKDDGREVTRPSRPASYKKAVDEDLTALAKELRELRQGEETSRPPVKVTDYSSSSEDSHSSEDEEGEGRSNDGSVAVSDIPRIMPAAGQGSNESFGGIGGHNDAHDDSYGNSSQDSTLMMREKHRERRRSSAASNGFPGNANLFPGNANLPDLVQQSTSPLVSPGDASGAQYGMGGSGGSKSSFTPFVDPRVYGTSPTDDDDNISASALFADELLKHEQEQARLNEAKKISVVNVNPTNIRPHSDTPEIRKYKKRFNSEILCAALWGVNLLVGTENGLMLLDRSGQGKVYNLINRRRFQQMDVLEGLNVLVTISGKKNKLRVYYLSWLRNRILHNDPEVEKKQGWITVGELEGCVHYKVVKYERIKFLVIALKNSVEIYAWAPKPYHKFMAFKSFTDLQHRPQLVDLTVEEGQRLKVIYGSSVGFHVIDVDSGNPYDIYIPSHIQGQVTPHAIVVLPKTDGMEMLLCYEDEGVYVNTYGRITKDVVLQWGEMPTSVAYIHSNQIMGWGEKAIEIRSVETGHLDGVFMHKRAQRLKFLSERNDKVFFASVRSGGSSQVFFMTLNRSSMMNW is encoded by the exons GGTCGACATGTCAAAACCGGCCAGCTCGCTGCTATTAAGGTCATGGACGTCACCGGA gatgaagaggaggagattaAAGCAGAGATCAACATGCTGAAGAAGTACAGCCACCACAGAAACATTGCAACATATTATGGAGCGTTTATCAAGAAGAATCCTCCGGGAATGGACGACCAGCTCTGG ctGGTGATGGAGTTTTGCGGGGCCGGCTCTGTGACAGATCTGATCAAAAACACCAAAGGGAACTCTCTGAAGGAGGAGTGGATCGCTTACATCTGCAGAGAGATCCTCCGG GGTCTGACCCATCTCCACCAGCACAAGGTTATCCACAGAGATATCAAAGGCCAGAACGTGCTGCTGACAGAGAATGCAGAGGTTAAACTGG tggACTTTGGTGTGAGCGCTCAGTTGGACCGTACAGTTGGACGGAGGAATACATTCATTGGGACGCCGTACTGGATGGCCCCAGAGGTCATCGCCTGTGACGAGAATCCTGACGCCACATATGACTTCAAG AGTGATTTGTGGTCGCTCGGTATCACAGCCATCGAGATGGCAGAGGGAGCACCAC ctctATGTGACATGCATCCAATGAGAGCGCTCTTCCTCATCCCCAGAAATCCCGCCCCCAGACTCAAGTCAAAGAAGTG GTCGAAGAAGTTCCAGTCGTTCATAGACAGCTGTCTGGTGAAGAGTCACAGTCAGAGGCCTAGCACCGAGCAGCTCCTCAAACACCCGTTCATCAGAGACCTCCCCAACGAGCGGCAGGTCCGCATCCAGCTGAAGGACCACATCGACCGCaccaagaagaggaggggggagaggg ATGAGACAGAATACGAGTACAGcggcagtgaggaggaggatgaagagagggaCATTGGCGAGCCCAG ttCAATCATCAACATCCCCGGAGAGTCTACTCTGAGGCGGGACTTCCTGCGGCTCCAGCTGGCCAATAAGGAGCGGTCGGAGCTGATCCGCCGTcagcagctggagcagcagcagaacgaGGAACACAAGCGCCAACTACTGGCTGAAAGACAGAAACGCATTGAGGAGCAGAAAGAGCAGAGGCGACGGCTGGAGGAG CAACAGCGTCGAGAGCGTGAGatgaggaagcagcaggagcgcgagcagaggaggaggtacgaggagatggagcagatccgccgtgaggaggagaggaggcatgCAGAGAGGGAACAG GAGTATATCCGtagacagctggaggaggagcagaggcagCTGGagatcctgcagcagcagctcctgcaggagCAGGCCTTACTGCTG GAGTACAAGAGGAAGCAGATTGAGGAGCAGCGGCAGGCCGAGCGGCTGCAgaggcagctgcagcaggagcgAGCCTACCTGGTGTCCttgcaacagcagcagcaggagtcGACTCGACCGCCACAGGACAAGAAGCAGCTGTACCACTACAAAGACCAGGCGCCCGGCACCAACGACAAACCCGCGTGGGCCAAAGAG GTGGAGGAGCATTATAAGATGAACAGACAGTCTTCTCCTGCTTTGCAGCACAAAGTCTCAAACCGGATCTCGGACCCCTCTCTGCCGCCGCGCTCCGAGTCGTTCAGCAGTGGAGGAATCCAGCAGGCCCGGACCCCGCCCATGCACCGCTCTGTCGAGCCAcag atggCCCACCTAGTGCAAGTGAAGAGTCACGGTCTGTCAGGCTCCCAGTCTCTGTACGATCCTCACGGCGTTTCTTCCTCCTCGGCGTCACCCTCCCCATCCCGGCCTCCCATGCCCCGGCAGAATTCTGACCCCACCTCCGacacccctcctcccccgccCCTATCCCGCCTGGCGCCCCCCCTCGACAAGTTGGACCGCAGCTCGTGGCTGCGACAGGACGACGACATGCCCCCCAAG GTTCCTCAAAGGACGACCTCCATCTCTCCGGCTCTGGTCAGGAAGCACTCTCCTGGAAATGGACCTGGCCTTGGACCTCGGGCCGGAGCGCACCTCATACGggccag CAACCCTGACTTGCGGAGGACAGACATTTCCATGGATACGCCCCTGAAGAGGACGAGCAGCaacagctcctccagctccagcaCCCCGAGTTCCCAGGGAGGCTCCAACGAACGAG GAAATTCAGCCGTTATGACTGAAGGCTCAACAGTTTCTTCCCACGAGACCAAAGATGACGGCAGAGAGGTGACACGACCCAGCAGGCCTGCA AGCTATAAGAAAGCTGTAGACGAG GACCTGACGGCTCTGGCCAAAGAGCTGAGGGAGCTGCGACAGGGGGAAGAAACCAGTCGCCCGCCCGTCAAAGTGACCGACTACTCGTCGTCCAGCGAGGACTCTCACAGcagcgaggacgaggagggagaGGGCAGGTCTAATGACGGATCAGTGGCTGTCAGCGATATACCGCGCATTAT GCCAGCTGCAGGTCAAGGCAGCAACGAGTCCTTTGGCGGGATAGGAGGACACAATGACGCCCATGACGACTCGTATGGAAACAGCTCCCAGGACAGCACCCTGATGATGCGTGAG aAACATAGAGAACGGAGGCGGAGCTCTGCCGCCAGCAACGGTTTCCCCGGCAACGCTAATCTGTTCCCCGGTAACGCCAATCTCCCTGATTTGGTGCAGCAAAGCACCTCCCCTCTGGTCTCCCCTGGTGACGCCTCCGGGGCCCAA TACGGAATGGGAGGCAGTGGGGGCTCCAAGTCGTCCTTCACACCGTTCGTTGATCCGAGGGTGTACGGGACGTCCCCGACTGACGACGATGATAACATCTCTGCCTCAG CGCTGTTTGCTGATGAGCTTTTGAAGCACGAGCAGGAACAGGCGAGACTCAACGAGGCCAAGAAGATCTCTGTGGTCAACGTGAACCCGACCAACATCCGACCGCACAGCGACACACCCGAGATCCGCAAATACAAGAAACGTTTCAACTCTGAGATCCTCTGTGCAGCTCTGTGGG GAGTGAATCTCCTGGTGGGGACGGAGAACGGCCTGATGTTGTTGGATCGAAGCGGTCAGGGCAAAGTCTACAACTTGATTAATCGACGGCGCTTCCAGCAGATGGACGTCTTGGAGGGACTCAACGTCTTGGTCACCATCTCAG GGAAGAAGAACAAGCTGCGTGTTTACTACCTGTCCTGGCTGAGGAACAGGATATTACACAACGACCCTGAGGTGGAAAAGAAACAGGGCTGGATCACTGTTGGGGAGCTGGAGGGCTGTGTGCATTATAAAGTCG TGAAGTACGAGAGGATTAAATTTTTGGTGATTGCTCTGAAGAACTCAGTGGAGATCTACGCTTGGGCGCCGAAACCTTACCACAAGTTTATGGCCTTCAAG TCGTTCACTGATCTGCAGCATCGCCCCCAGCTAGTGGACCTGACCGTGGAGGAGGGACAGAGGTTGAAAGTCATTTACGGCTCCAGTGTCGGCTTCCATGTCATCGATGTCGACTCGGGCAACCCTTACGACATCTACATCCCCTCACAT ATTCAGGGTCAGGTGACCCCGCACGCCATCGTGGTTCTGCCCAAGACGGACGGCATGGAGATGCTGCTGTGCTACGAGGACGAAGGCGTCTACGTCAACACCTACGGACGCATCACCAAAGACGTGGTGCTGCAGTGGGGCGAGATGCCCACCTCCGTCG cctACATCCACTCCAACCAGATCATGGGCTGGGGAGAGAAGGCCATTGAGATCCGCTCCGTGGAGACGGGACACCTCGACGGAGTTTTCATGCACAAGCGAGCTCAGCGACTGAAGTTCCTGTCGGAGAGGAACGACAAG GTTTTCTTCGCCTCTGTGCGTTCTGGAGGCAGCAGTCAAGTCTTCTTCATGACCCTAAACAGAAGCTCCATGATGAACTGGTAA